The Triticum urartu cultivar G1812 chromosome 6, Tu2.1, whole genome shotgun sequence genome includes the window ACCTTTTTTTATAATTTCTTTGTTTTTCATGTGGCATCAAAACTCTTTGCTAATCCTATAGGATTCAAGTTAACATGCCACTGCAGTCCTATACTTTTCCTATTCCtacattttcaaaatcctgtgaatcaaagaggccctgaATTGTAAAATTCCTGCCTCCGAAGACAGCCATCAAGGCAATAATAAACTTACAAAAGCGTCTGATCATTTATCTTATCTTCACTAGTATAACTCTCCAGGCAGCTATGGTTTACTATAGCGCTAATAATTACTTCTCCCAGTTAGTGACAACAATGATCGAATTTTAGGAAACAAGTTACATGTGTGACATACAACAGGGAACGAATTCGAGGAGAAACCAATCCTGCTGAGACGAACAGGCCGCTCTGCTGCTGAGCCTGTTCTGCTGCTCTGCTGAGCCTGGTGCTCTGCTGAGCCTGCACATATCGTCTCATTTCCTGCCGCTCTGCTGCTGAGCCTGGTGCTGCTGCCTGTGCAGCTGCGCGGACGCGATGGCCAGCATCGACCTCACCTTGGCGACCGCCGCGGCGTTCTCCGGCGGGCAGCTGGCCAGCGCCGCCCGCAGCGACCGCACGGCCGCGTCCGGCCGCCCGGCCCCGAGCGCCGCGCACGCCGCGCGGTACGCCTCGTCCGCGACCCGCGCGTCGTGGCAGGCGGCGGCAGAGGGAGGAGGCGCCCGCGCCGCGGGcgacgcctcctcctccttctct containing:
- the LOC125514681 gene encoding uncharacterized protein LOC125514681 — translated: MSGSAGGGRRGWSPFDAIRSFPSNPESLMSQIDAAIASTEYARACALLDPAPASTSSRPPRGKGEKEEEASPAARAPPPSAAACHDARVADEAYRAACAALGAGRPDAAVRSLRAALASCPPENAAAVAKVRSMLAIASAQLHRQQHQAQQQSGRK